A single window of Mustela erminea isolate mMusErm1 chromosome 4, mMusErm1.Pri, whole genome shotgun sequence DNA harbors:
- the H1-6 gene encoding histone H1t: MPYIRPGGRAASCARRWSPSACLRAMSETVPAATADTALVSMENPPVKKRGKKPGGQPGASRKAPSLSVSKLITEALSVSQERAGMSLAALKKALAAAGYDVEKNNSRIKLGLKSLVSKGTLVQTKGTGASGSFKLSKKALPEPTKSKAKRPSSAKAKKLVLSKDSKSPKGAKTNKKSKKPRATAAQKVARSGRKTLGAKGKQARKSPGKARAEKPKAGKPKLSQQKTNARKVASKK; the protein is encoded by the coding sequence ATGCCCTATATAAGGCCTGGAGGCCGCGCGGCATCTTGTGCTCGTCGGTGGTCGCCCTCAGCTTGTCTTCGTGCCATGTCTGAGACGGTTCCTGCAGCCACAGCTGACACTGCCTTGGTTTCAATGGAGAATCCTCCAGTTaagaagagggggaagaagcCGGGGGGCCAACCAGGCGCTAGTCGCAAGGCCCCGAGCCTCTCCGTGTCCAAGCTGATCACGGAGGCGCTGTCGGTGTCCCAGGAGCGGGCTGGCATGTCCCTGGCGGCGCTCAAGAAGGCGCTGGCGGCCGCCGGCTACGACGTGGAGAAGAACAATAGCCGCATCAAGCTGGGCCTCAAGAGCCTGGTGAGCAAGGGCACCCTGGTGCAGACCAAGGGCACCGGCGCCTCGGGCTCCTTCAAGCTCAGCAAGAAGGCACTTCCTGAGCCCACCAAGAGCAAAGCCAAAAGGCCATCCTCCGCCAAGGCAAAGAAGCTGGTTTTATCCAAGGATTCGAAGTCCCCGAAAGGTGCCAAGACCAACAAGAAATCCAAGAAGCCCCGGGCAACGGCGGCGCAGAAAGTGGCCAGAAGCGGCAGGAAAACCTTGGGGGCCAAGGGCAAGCAAGCACGAAAGAGCCCGGGGAAGGCCAGAGCAGAGAAGCCGAAGGCAGGGAAGCCCAAGCTGAGCCAGCAGAAAACCAACGCGAGGAAAGTGGCGTCCAAGAAATAA